The proteins below come from a single Fodinicola acaciae genomic window:
- a CDS encoding aminoglycoside phosphotransferase family protein, which produces MDKRTVRAYVSHRGDFAGMAGPVPVAEPWWSETRSVTAALDELTRARTVVVRIIDAPKGRSMHGGEVTYHVEALTWPHNLDTTPRPEWDDVVRPHPLRTPWATVAGVHDLLAWATDGVELTEPPIQVKSWNLSCVFHLHTTTGQLWAKATPAFGNSEAAIIESVAGHDPDLVPRIRKADVDRHRTLLEHLPGEDCFTVSTEIACEVVRRWVAVQAKITDPALPRPDPLRNAPDELLEHLPRLIEEVDAAGLPTTLVHGDFHPGNWRSDGVHHAILDWADSYAGNPASDILRLTGWLPEAQREPVLAAWAEAWRTHRPGCEPLRALAGMRVIGHVVAAGTYQRFLDNIEPAERGYHDGDPAQQLRLALENLGWYVQKAGTERADPGRG; this is translated from the coding sequence ATGGACAAGCGAACGGTGCGCGCGTACGTGAGCCATCGCGGCGACTTCGCCGGCATGGCCGGACCGGTGCCGGTGGCCGAGCCGTGGTGGAGCGAGACGCGGTCGGTCACCGCGGCACTGGACGAGCTCACACGCGCGCGCACGGTCGTCGTTCGCATCATCGACGCGCCGAAAGGCCGCTCGATGCACGGCGGCGAGGTCACCTACCACGTGGAGGCGCTGACATGGCCGCACAACCTCGACACAACGCCGCGACCGGAGTGGGACGACGTCGTGCGGCCGCATCCTCTGCGTACGCCGTGGGCCACCGTGGCCGGCGTCCACGACCTGCTCGCCTGGGCCACCGACGGTGTGGAGCTGACCGAGCCGCCGATCCAGGTCAAAAGCTGGAACCTTTCCTGTGTCTTCCACCTGCACACAACCACCGGCCAGCTGTGGGCCAAGGCGACACCGGCGTTCGGCAACTCCGAGGCGGCGATCATCGAGTCGGTCGCCGGCCACGACCCCGACCTGGTCCCACGGATCCGCAAGGCCGACGTCGACCGGCACCGTACGCTGCTGGAACACCTCCCCGGCGAAGACTGCTTCACGGTCTCGACGGAGATCGCCTGCGAGGTCGTACGCCGCTGGGTCGCCGTACAGGCGAAGATCACCGACCCCGCGCTGCCACGGCCGGATCCGCTGCGAAACGCGCCGGATGAGCTGCTCGAGCACCTGCCACGGCTGATCGAGGAGGTCGACGCGGCCGGCCTGCCGACCACGCTCGTCCACGGCGACTTCCATCCCGGCAACTGGCGGTCGGACGGGGTGCACCACGCGATCCTGGACTGGGCCGACAGCTACGCCGGCAATCCGGCCTCCGACATCCTCCGGCTGACCGGCTGGCTGCCCGAGGCACAGCGCGAGCCGGTGCTGGCGGCGTGGGCCGAGGCCTGGCGTACGCACCGGCCCGGTTGCGAGCCACTGCGCGCGCTGGCCGGCATGCGGGTCATCGGCCACGTCGTCGCGGCCGGCACGTACCAACGTTTCCTGGACAACATCGAGCCGGCCGAACGCGGTTACCACGACGGCGATCCGGCGCAACAGCTGAGGCTGGCACTGGAAAATCTCGGTTGGTACGTCCAGAAGGCGGGGACCGAAAGGGCAGACCCGGGCCGCGGATAG
- a CDS encoding serine/threonine-protein kinase, whose amino-acid sequence MAERLVADRYLIRTAIGQGGMGRVWRAYDRTLDREVALKEVLVPFGMSERAKADMTTRMLREARLGARLRHPAIVRVHDVLTADDHPWIVMELIDGRSLEDLILSTGALAPERVAAIGLSLLGALRAAHRAGVIHRDVKPANVLVEDDDSVALTDFGIAYEMDQASMTATGTMIGSPQYMAPERVRGDAPGPASDLFSLGGTLYAAVEGRAPFERTGQLATLAAVLNDPPDAFDKAGPLRPILAGLLDKDPASRPSAEEVEDALRSVVEIAAAPTTGDLSGPPPAAPPVGEPPVETRPAEAPPVSEPPVAEPAVAESPAVPPDSVAVDTVSAPIAAAVPDVPPPLPSVTPKRGRRRILLLVAAAVAVVLVAVGGTFAYLQLSRKPFYNGIAAGRPLTKPSEGFVKVQTPDGTVELGEIATFGRAVAQIPVGWKLVGESRDDRWGPGLSPPDSLDVVLKLRAEEGPHLAVPIERLRIERKYAQANLAGYHEVVFKAVNEFSGDSAPAAQWSYTWDDNGVRRRVMALVRQRDQDLYIFSMANPASDDYGWFFIEILGHTTFG is encoded by the coding sequence GTGGCTGAGCGGTTGGTCGCCGATCGTTACCTGATCAGGACGGCGATCGGACAGGGTGGCATGGGTCGGGTCTGGCGTGCCTACGACCGGACGCTCGACCGCGAGGTGGCGCTCAAAGAGGTGCTGGTGCCGTTTGGCATGTCCGAACGGGCGAAGGCCGACATGACCACCCGGATGCTGCGTGAGGCGCGGCTCGGCGCTCGGCTGCGGCATCCGGCGATCGTGCGCGTCCACGACGTACTCACCGCCGACGACCATCCGTGGATCGTCATGGAGCTGATCGACGGCCGCAGCCTGGAGGACCTGATCCTGTCCACCGGCGCGCTGGCGCCGGAGCGCGTCGCGGCGATCGGGCTGAGCCTGCTCGGCGCTCTGCGAGCCGCGCACCGGGCCGGTGTCATCCATCGCGATGTCAAGCCGGCCAACGTACTCGTCGAGGACGACGACAGCGTCGCGCTGACCGACTTCGGCATCGCGTACGAGATGGACCAGGCCTCGATGACCGCGACCGGCACGATGATCGGCTCGCCGCAGTACATGGCGCCCGAGCGCGTACGCGGTGACGCGCCGGGACCGGCGAGCGACCTGTTTTCCTTGGGTGGCACGCTTTATGCGGCCGTCGAGGGGCGTGCGCCGTTTGAACGTACCGGCCAGTTGGCGACCCTGGCGGCGGTGCTGAACGATCCGCCGGACGCCTTTGACAAAGCCGGTCCACTGCGGCCGATTCTGGCCGGGTTGCTGGACAAGGACCCGGCTTCGCGGCCGTCCGCCGAGGAAGTCGAGGACGCGTTGCGAAGCGTGGTGGAGATCGCCGCCGCGCCGACGACCGGTGATTTGTCCGGACCACCGCCCGCTGCTCCGCCTGTCGGAGAACCGCCTGTCGAAACGCGGCCTGCGGAAGCACCGCCTGTCTCTGAGCCTCCTGTCGCTGAGCCGGCTGTTGCCGAATCGCCAGCTGTGCCGCCGGATTCGGTCGCAGTGGATACGGTGTCCGCGCCTATCGCGGCGGCCGTTCCGGACGTACCGCCGCCTTTGCCTTCTGTCACGCCAAAACGCGGCCGGCGCCGGATTTTGCTGTTGGTCGCCGCGGCCGTCGCGGTGGTTCTGGTCGCTGTCGGCGGCACTTTCGCGTATCTCCAGCTGAGCCGAAAGCCGTTCTACAACGGCATCGCGGCCGGCCGGCCGTTGACGAAACCGAGCGAAGGTTTCGTCAAGGTCCAAACGCCGGACGGCACCGTCGAGCTCGGCGAGATCGCCACGTTCGGCCGCGCGGTCGCGCAGATTCCGGTCGGTTGGAAACTGGTCGGCGAGTCGCGGGACGACCGGTGGGGGCCAGGCCTGTCGCCGCCTGACTCGCTGGACGTGGTGCTCAAGCTCCGAGCCGAGGAAGGCCCCCACCTCGCCGTGCCGATCGAGCGGCTGCGGATCGAGCGGAAATACGCGCAGGCCAACCTGGCCGGCTATCACGAGGTCGTTTTCAAAGCAGTCAACGAGTTTTCCGGCGACTCCGCGCCTGCCGCCCAGTGGAGTTACACCTGGGACGACAACGGCGTGCGGCGTCGCGTGATGGCGCTCGTACGCCAACGCGACCAGGACCTGTACATCTTCTCGATGGCCAATCCGGCTTCGGATGACTACGGCTGGTTTTTCATCGAAATCCTCGGCCACACGACGTTCGGCTAG